One region of Halomicrobium sp. LC1Hm genomic DNA includes:
- a CDS encoding site-2 protease family protein — protein MRRFRIGSAFGIPIQLDLTFLLVLPLFAWIIGSQVEPTVELLNQFGGNLDPAVLTTDLLPWLLGIAAAIGLFTGVVLHELGHSLVAIRYGYPIESITLWLFGGIAQLDEMPEDWRQEFLIALAGPVVSVLVGIVSLVGFVLVPSGTTAFAAVRFVLGYLALMNVALAVFNMLPGFPMDGGRILRALLARTNPYARATEIAAEVGKGFAILLALFGLFPPFNPLLIGLAFFIYIGAAGESRQTVMRAAFEGVTVADVMTPADRVTTVDPDTKVRELIRTMFEERHTGYPVERNGEIVGLVTLEDARAVREVERDAYTVSDIMTTELIVLSPEEDVMTALSELEGNNVGRLIVLDEADEFRGLLTRSDIMTALTIIKENPDYKADDEGEATVFEPQA, from the coding sequence ATGCGACGATTCCGTATCGGCAGTGCCTTCGGCATTCCGATCCAGTTGGACCTGACCTTCCTGCTGGTGTTGCCACTGTTCGCGTGGATCATCGGCTCGCAGGTCGAGCCGACCGTCGAGTTGCTCAATCAGTTCGGTGGGAATCTCGACCCGGCAGTCCTCACCACCGATCTCCTGCCGTGGCTGCTGGGCATCGCTGCCGCGATCGGCCTGTTTACCGGCGTCGTCCTCCACGAGCTGGGCCACTCACTCGTGGCGATCCGCTACGGCTACCCGATCGAGTCGATCACGCTGTGGCTGTTCGGCGGCATCGCACAGTTAGACGAGATGCCCGAAGACTGGCGACAGGAGTTTCTCATCGCGCTGGCCGGCCCCGTCGTCAGCGTCCTCGTCGGGATCGTCTCGCTGGTCGGGTTCGTGCTGGTCCCCAGCGGGACGACGGCGTTCGCTGCCGTCCGCTTCGTCCTTGGCTACCTCGCGCTGATGAACGTCGCGCTGGCCGTCTTCAACATGCTACCGGGGTTCCCGATGGACGGCGGCCGCATCCTCCGGGCGCTGCTGGCCAGGACGAACCCCTACGCGCGCGCCACGGAGATCGCGGCCGAGGTCGGGAAGGGCTTCGCGATCCTGCTGGCGCTGTTCGGACTGTTCCCGCCGTTCAATCCGCTCTTGATCGGGCTGGCCTTCTTCATCTACATCGGCGCGGCCGGCGAGTCCCGCCAGACGGTCATGCGAGCGGCCTTCGAAGGCGTCACCGTCGCCGACGTGATGACGCCCGCCGACCGCGTGACCACCGTCGACCCCGACACGAAGGTCCGCGAGCTCATCCGGACGATGTTCGAGGAGCGCCACACCGGCTACCCCGTCGAGCGCAACGGTGAGATCGTCGGCCTCGTCACGCTGGAAGACGCCCGCGCCGTGCGAGAGGTCGAACGGGACGCCTACACCGTCAGCGACATCATGACGACGGAGCTCATCGTCCTCTCGCCCGAGGAAGACGTGATGACCGCGCTCTCGGAGCTGGAGGGGAACAACGTCGGCCGCCTGATCGTCCTCGACGAAGCCGACGAGTTCCGCGGGCTGCTCACCCGCAGCGACATCATGACGGCACTGACGATCATCAAAGAGAATCCCGACTACAAGGCCGACGACGAAGGCGAAGCGACCGTCTTCGAGCCACAGGCGTGA
- a CDS encoding HNH endonuclease, with protein sequence MATYECPTCGAEFDSRRGLGVHHSRVHDERLPNRECDHCGEEFYCEYERKYCGDHCREKAVSFAGENNPNYTGGKSKSTCEICDETFEYYESEKPGLYCPDCVENEQWRDPPVITGSDHPRWNGGTVTVTCDECGVTVERYPNQITGEVTFCSPDCQYAWLSDAFTGDGHPNWAGGGVGPYGKGWNAVRAAALERDGHECVVCGTTAEELGRSPDVHHVVPVRAFVEMPVLAERDAHTLDNVVSLCPPCHRRAEFGHVSREALRWRAGLAGPANGRHACGSKTVASPSSSAL encoded by the coding sequence ATGGCCACCTACGAGTGTCCGACGTGTGGTGCGGAGTTCGATAGCAGGCGGGGCCTCGGTGTTCATCACAGCAGAGTACATGACGAACGGCTTCCCAATAGGGAGTGTGATCACTGTGGGGAGGAGTTCTACTGTGAGTACGAACGCAAGTACTGCGGAGACCATTGTCGGGAGAAGGCCGTCTCGTTTGCTGGGGAGAACAACCCGAACTACACGGGTGGAAAGAGCAAGTCGACGTGCGAAATCTGTGACGAGACGTTCGAGTATTACGAATCCGAAAAACCCGGCCTCTACTGTCCCGACTGCGTCGAAAACGAGCAGTGGCGCGACCCGCCCGTGATCACTGGCTCCGACCATCCCCGCTGGAACGGCGGGACAGTCACCGTCACCTGCGACGAGTGTGGCGTGACCGTGGAACGGTACCCGAATCAGATCACCGGGGAGGTCACCTTCTGTAGTCCCGACTGCCAGTACGCGTGGCTCTCAGATGCGTTCACTGGCGACGGCCACCCGAACTGGGCGGGTGGCGGCGTCGGTCCATACGGTAAGGGGTGGAACGCGGTCCGGGCGGCGGCACTGGAGCGGGACGGCCACGAGTGCGTCGTCTGCGGGACCACGGCCGAGGAACTGGGGCGCAGCCCCGACGTCCACCACGTCGTCCCGGTGCGGGCGTTCGTCGAGATGCCGGTGCTGGCCGAGCGGGACGCCCACACGCTGGACAACGTCGTCTCGCTGTGTCCGCCCTGTCACCGGCGGGCGGAGTTCGGCCACGTTTCGCGCGAAGCACTCCGGTGGCGGGCGGGGCTCGCTGGGCCGGCCAACGGCCGTCACGCCTGTGGCTCGAAGACGGTCGCTTCGCCTTCGTCGTCGGCCTTGTAG
- a CDS encoding RPA family protein encodes MAATPTREVARRVFASEFNDASYTFKESDDERAPVYVLLPTGERANRVFLVGTLTETEDVGEDSEYWQGRVVDPNGDTFFMYAGQYQPDAASMLRELEPPAYVAVVGKPRTYETDDGEVNVSVRPESISQVDEATRDRWVVETAQRTLDRIQAFDDEDGAEMDEYVQMASEQYDLPVENYRRAAVGALESLEGEQRDAPEA; translated from the coding sequence ATGGCTGCAACACCCACCCGCGAAGTCGCACGCCGCGTCTTCGCCAGCGAGTTCAACGACGCGAGCTACACCTTCAAAGAGTCCGACGACGAGCGCGCACCCGTCTACGTCCTGTTGCCGACGGGCGAGCGGGCCAACCGTGTGTTCCTCGTCGGTACGCTGACCGAGACCGAGGACGTCGGTGAAGACAGCGAGTACTGGCAGGGACGAGTCGTCGACCCCAACGGCGACACGTTCTTCATGTACGCCGGCCAGTACCAGCCCGACGCCGCCTCGATGCTGCGGGAACTGGAGCCGCCGGCCTACGTCGCCGTCGTCGGCAAGCCCCGGACCTACGAGACCGACGACGGCGAGGTCAACGTCTCGGTTCGTCCGGAGTCGATCTCACAGGTCGACGAGGCGACCCGCGACCGCTGGGTCGTCGAGACCGCCCAGCGAACGCTCGACCGGATCCAGGCGTTCGACGACGAGGACGGTGCCGAGATGGACGAGTACGTCCAGATGGCCAGCGAGCAGTACGACCTGCCCGTCGAGAACTACCGCCGCGCCGCGGTCGGCGCACTGGAGAGTCTCGAAGGCGAGCAGCGAGACGCGCCAGAAGCGTAG
- a CDS encoding DUF5814 domain-containing protein, translated as MAITDKIYVKNHRQLASQLETSFPKGAFKGATLDILFQGEGLAKLNEASQDRVLEFAEDFLDCDCQANPHCGCPEEKFVRYLLELRAQGLGPDAIVDVMGDDYMLYAYPGDVLSFLDDSVRTLEAVEALADVDAKPEVAKQARESRDELV; from the coding sequence GTGGCCATCACCGACAAGATCTACGTCAAGAACCACCGCCAGCTCGCCTCACAGCTGGAGACCTCGTTCCCGAAGGGCGCGTTCAAGGGGGCGACGCTGGACATCCTCTTCCAGGGCGAGGGACTCGCGAAGCTCAACGAGGCAAGCCAGGATCGGGTCCTCGAGTTCGCCGAAGACTTCCTCGACTGTGACTGTCAGGCGAATCCCCACTGTGGCTGTCCCGAGGAGAAGTTCGTCCGGTACCTCCTGGAGCTGCGGGCACAGGGACTCGGCCCCGACGCCATCGTCGACGTGATGGGCGACGACTACATGCTGTACGCCTACCCCGGCGACGTGCTCTCTTTCCTGGACGACTCGGTCAGGACGCTCGAAGCGGTCGAGGCACTGGCAGACGTAGACGCAAAACCGGAGGTAGCGAAGCAGGCACGCGAGAGCAGAGACGAATTAGTCTAG
- a CDS encoding SLC13 family permease — protein MAFVFAVVAGALVLFATERVPVDVTAIGVMVALLVVEPLTALLADAGLLAERLYVLHEPGDAVDPVAVGLSGFASPATITVLAMFVLSAGVQRTGVIQILGAKVAALTGDSETRQLGATVGIVGPISGFINNTAAVAILLPMVTDLAHKGRTSPSKLLLPLSFASMFGGMLTLIGTSTNILASDLAGRLAIEDPARYGDLHVFSMFEFTQLGVILLVVGSLYLMTVGRWLTPERIEPRGDLTQEFEMADYLTEVVVREDSPIVGQTVHDALEATELDIDIVQLIRDRRTFLEPLGAKSIRAGDVFAIRTDRDTLVELLDAEGLDVVPDVVVDEAELEEAEERQNLVEVVIAPGSELVGASLRSTNFRQRYDASVLALRRGGELIRQRMDRTTLRVGDTLLVQGAGDSIDRLNNNPNFIVAREVERPDFRKSKVPVAVGIVAAVVAVAALTPVPIVVSALAGALGMVLSGCLRSSEIYDAVQWDVIFLLAGVIPLGLALEATGGAALLADLLVLAAPSFPPLVVLGLMYVVTAVLTNIISNNASVVLMIPVAAEAAVQLGANAFAFVLAVTFAASTAFMTPVGYQTNLFVYGPGGYRFTDYLRVGAPLQAIFAVVTTLGIAYFWGLTP, from the coding sequence ATGGCGTTCGTCTTCGCCGTCGTCGCCGGTGCGCTCGTCCTCTTCGCGACCGAGCGCGTGCCCGTCGACGTGACCGCCATCGGCGTGATGGTGGCGCTGCTGGTCGTCGAACCGCTGACCGCGCTGCTGGCCGACGCCGGACTGCTGGCCGAACGACTCTACGTCCTCCACGAGCCCGGCGACGCCGTCGATCCGGTGGCCGTCGGGCTCTCGGGCTTTGCCTCCCCGGCGACGATCACCGTCCTCGCGATGTTCGTCCTCTCGGCGGGCGTCCAGCGGACCGGCGTGATCCAGATTCTGGGAGCCAAGGTCGCCGCGCTGACCGGCGACAGCGAGACCAGACAGCTCGGGGCGACCGTCGGCATCGTCGGGCCGATCTCCGGGTTCATCAACAACACGGCGGCCGTCGCCATCCTGCTGCCCATGGTGACCGACCTCGCACACAAGGGTCGGACCTCTCCCTCGAAGCTGTTGCTGCCGCTCTCTTTCGCCTCGATGTTCGGGGGGATGCTCACGCTGATCGGCACCTCGACGAACATCCTCGCCAGTGACCTCGCCGGCCGACTGGCGATCGAGGACCCGGCGCGCTACGGCGACCTCCACGTGTTCTCCATGTTCGAGTTCACACAGCTCGGGGTCATCCTGCTCGTCGTCGGCTCGCTGTACCTCATGACGGTCGGCCGCTGGCTCACTCCCGAACGGATCGAACCGCGTGGCGATCTGACCCAGGAGTTCGAGATGGCCGACTACCTCACCGAAGTCGTCGTCCGCGAGGACTCGCCGATCGTCGGCCAGACCGTCCACGACGCGCTGGAAGCGACCGAACTCGACATCGACATCGTCCAGCTGATCCGGGACCGCCGGACCTTCCTCGAACCGCTCGGTGCGAAGTCGATCCGGGCCGGTGACGTGTTCGCGATCCGGACCGACCGGGACACGCTCGTCGAACTGCTCGACGCCGAGGGCCTGGACGTGGTGCCCGACGTGGTCGTCGACGAGGCAGAACTCGAAGAGGCCGAAGAGCGACAGAACCTCGTCGAGGTCGTGATCGCACCGGGCTCGGAGCTGGTCGGCGCGTCGCTCCGGTCGACGAACTTCCGACAGCGCTACGACGCCAGCGTCCTCGCGCTCCGGCGCGGCGGCGAGTTGATCCGCCAGCGGATGGACCGGACGACGCTTCGCGTCGGCGACACGCTCCTGGTCCAGGGAGCCGGCGACAGCATCGACCGCCTGAACAACAACCCGAACTTCATCGTCGCCCGCGAGGTCGAACGCCCCGACTTCCGGAAGTCGAAAGTCCCCGTCGCCGTCGGCATCGTCGCCGCGGTCGTCGCCGTCGCGGCACTCACGCCGGTCCCGATCGTCGTCTCGGCGCTGGCCGGCGCGCTCGGGATGGTCCTCTCTGGCTGTCTGCGCTCATCAGAGATCTACGACGCCGTCCAGTGGGACGTGATCTTCCTGCTCGCGGGCGTCATCCCGCTGGGGCTCGCCCTGGAGGCGACCGGCGGCGCGGCGCTGCTGGCCGACCTCCTCGTGCTCGCCGCACCGTCGTTCCCACCGCTCGTGGTGCTCGGACTGATGTACGTCGTCACGGCGGTCCTGACGAACATCATCTCGAACAACGCCAGCGTCGTCCTCATGATCCCCGTCGCCGCCGAGGCCGCCGTCCAGCTCGGGGCCAACGCCTTCGCGTTCGTGCTGGCCGTGACCTTCGCCGCCTCGACGGCCTTCATGACGCCCGTGGGCTACCAGACGAACCTCTTCGTCTACGGCCCCGGCGGCTATCGCTTTACCGACTATCTGCGGGTCGGCGCGCCGCTCCAGGCAATATTTGCCGTCGTCACGACGCTGGGCATCGCCTATTTCTGGGGCCTGACCCCGTGA
- a CDS encoding DEAD/DEAH box helicase, whose amino-acid sequence MSQQVARVDTLFLHEHGDDYRVVVRRDGDRVFHGVLELKQTDAGPRPRRLRIKQGASEDLRSPDQFVELARRASRIRISEQTSGRGREELQAMLDGYQLSAKVVRTCRYCASSGRYSPITSETAIKADDEHICPDCAREELDRELALNGGITGDAQARLEELLLDVQDLDRIENLLAGELDPDLTKFDEISATVDDIDLVPVDSLDLHPGIQQHLEGRFDTLLPVQSLAVENGATDGRDQLVVSATATGKTLIGEMAGLDRVLNNKGKMLFLVPLVALANQKYESFTERYGDMVDVSLRVGSSRIDGNGNRFDPNADVIVGTYEGIDHALRTGKDLGNIGTVVIDEVHTLGEGERGHRLDGLISRLKYYCEQGETAEQSRKGRTGGAREQNVGVDGTQWIYLSATVGNASDLAKKLRANLVEFEERPVPIERHVTFADGQEKTRIENKLVRRAFDTKSSKGYRGQTIIFTNSRRRCHEISRKLEYDSAPYHAGLDNKRRQRVERQFADQDLAAVVTTAALAAGVDFPASQVVFDSLAMGIEWLSVQEFSQMLGRAGRPDYHDKGTVYLLVEPDCSYHNSMEMSEDEVAFKLLKGDMEPVITEYDEAAAVEETLANVTVAGDQAKRLNDRMIGEVPTKHALGKLLQYEFIDGLEPTPLGRAVTRFFLAPDQAFAILDGIRKELHPYEIVAEMELRERD is encoded by the coding sequence GTGTCTCAGCAGGTCGCACGCGTCGATACGCTGTTCCTCCACGAGCACGGCGACGACTACCGGGTCGTCGTTCGGCGGGACGGTGATCGAGTGTTTCACGGCGTGCTCGAACTCAAACAGACCGACGCCGGGCCACGGCCTCGCCGACTCCGGATCAAGCAGGGGGCCAGCGAGGACCTGCGCAGTCCCGACCAGTTCGTCGAACTCGCGCGTCGGGCCTCGCGGATCCGTATCTCCGAGCAGACCTCCGGACGGGGCCGCGAGGAGCTACAGGCGATGCTCGACGGCTACCAGCTCTCGGCGAAGGTCGTGCGCACCTGCCGGTACTGTGCCTCCAGTGGCCGGTACTCGCCGATCACGAGCGAGACGGCGATCAAGGCCGACGACGAACACATCTGTCCGGACTGCGCTCGCGAGGAACTGGACCGCGAACTCGCACTCAACGGCGGGATCACCGGCGACGCCCAGGCTCGCCTCGAAGAGCTCCTGCTCGACGTTCAGGACCTCGATCGCATCGAGAACCTGCTCGCTGGCGAACTCGATCCCGACCTGACGAAGTTCGACGAGATCTCGGCGACCGTCGACGACATCGACCTCGTGCCGGTGGACTCGCTGGATCTCCACCCCGGCATCCAGCAACACCTCGAAGGCCGCTTCGACACGCTCTTGCCGGTCCAGAGTCTCGCCGTCGAGAACGGCGCGACCGACGGCAGAGACCAGCTGGTCGTCTCTGCGACCGCGACCGGGAAGACGCTGATCGGCGAGATGGCCGGCCTCGACCGCGTGCTGAACAACAAGGGGAAGATGCTCTTTCTCGTCCCGCTGGTGGCGCTGGCAAACCAGAAGTACGAGTCGTTCACGGAGCGTTACGGCGACATGGTCGACGTGTCGCTGCGCGTCGGATCGAGCCGGATCGACGGCAACGGCAACCGCTTCGACCCGAACGCCGACGTGATCGTCGGCACCTACGAGGGCATCGACCACGCGCTGCGGACCGGCAAGGATCTGGGCAACATCGGGACGGTCGTCATCGACGAGGTCCACACGCTGGGCGAGGGCGAGCGTGGCCACCGCCTCGACGGCCTCATCTCGCGGCTGAAGTACTACTGCGAGCAGGGCGAGACTGCGGAACAGTCTCGGAAAGGGCGAACGGGCGGAGCCCGTGAGCAAAACGTCGGGGTGGACGGCACCCAGTGGATCTACCTCTCGGCGACGGTCGGCAACGCCAGCGACCTCGCCAAGAAGCTCCGGGCGAACTTAGTCGAGTTCGAGGAGCGTCCGGTCCCCATCGAACGGCACGTCACCTTCGCCGACGGGCAGGAGAAGACCCGCATCGAGAACAAACTCGTCAGGCGGGCCTTCGACACGAAATCGAGCAAGGGCTACCGGGGCCAGACCATCATCTTCACCAACTCCCGACGGCGCTGTCACGAAATTTCCCGGAAACTGGAGTACGACTCGGCACCGTATCACGCCGGTCTGGACAACAAACGCCGCCAGCGCGTCGAGCGGCAGTTCGCCGACCAGGACCTCGCGGCAGTCGTCACGACCGCCGCGCTGGCCGCCGGGGTCGACTTCCCGGCCTCGCAGGTCGTCTTCGACTCGCTGGCGATGGGCATCGAGTGGCTGTCGGTCCAGGAGTTCAGCCAGATGCTCGGCCGCGCCGGCCGGCCCGACTACCACGACAAGGGGACCGTCTACCTGCTGGTCGAACCCGACTGCTCCTATCACAACAGCATGGAGATGTCGGAAGACGAGGTCGCGTTCAAACTGCTCAAAGGCGACATGGAGCCGGTCATCACCGAGTACGACGAGGCCGCGGCCGTCGAGGAGACGCTGGCCAACGTCACCGTCGCCGGCGACCAGGCAAAGCGGCTCAACGACCGCATGATCGGCGAGGTCCCGACCAAGCACGCGCTGGGCAAACTCCTCCAGTACGAGTTCATCGACGGACTGGAGCCGACGCCGCTGGGCCGGGCCGTGACGCGATTCTTCCTCGCGCCCGATCAGGCGTTCGCGATTCTCGACGGGATCCGAAAGGAGCTGCACCCCTACGAGATCGTCGCCGAGATGGAACTGCGAGAGCGCGACTGA
- a CDS encoding mannose-1-phosphate guanylyltransferase has product MDRPIVALVLAGGTGTRLYPASRADRPKQFRSFGGDRSLLTSAIERVGFADETYVLTREAFADEVHDHAPEAAVLTEPAPKDTGPALVYAAHRIREQVGDCVLLAVPSDHVVGDGFEGVGRRAARTAVETEGLVTVGVEPTRPEPGYGYIEPGESRGGYETVTQFREKPNRETATEYVDRGCYWNAGMFAWTPEALLSTARASPLSGLVDALERGEPERGFDAVDPVSVDYAVLERAEEVFVVPADFAWDDLGAWDALARHLPTDDDGNAVLGDAVTVDAADNVVATDGHVSLVGVSDLVVASYGDRTLVVPADESQRVREVVARLRDEDAF; this is encoded by the coding sequence ATGGATCGCCCCATCGTCGCCCTGGTGCTGGCCGGCGGGACCGGGACGCGCCTCTATCCGGCCAGCAGGGCCGACCGGCCCAAACAGTTCCGGTCGTTCGGCGGTGACCGGTCGCTGCTGACCAGCGCCATCGAGCGAGTCGGTTTCGCCGACGAGACGTACGTCCTCACTCGCGAGGCCTTCGCCGACGAGGTCCACGACCACGCGCCCGAGGCGGCCGTCCTCACCGAGCCAGCGCCGAAAGACACCGGTCCCGCGCTCGTCTACGCCGCCCACCGGATCCGCGAGCAGGTCGGCGACTGCGTCCTCCTTGCGGTGCCAAGCGACCACGTCGTCGGCGACGGCTTCGAGGGCGTCGGGCGGCGGGCGGCTCGCACCGCAGTCGAAACGGAGGGGCTGGTGACCGTCGGTGTGGAGCCGACGCGTCCCGAACCGGGCTACGGCTACATCGAGCCCGGAGAGAGCCGAGGGGGCTACGAGACCGTCACGCAGTTTCGCGAGAAGCCGAACCGCGAGACCGCTACAGAGTACGTCGACCGTGGTTGCTACTGGAACGCCGGCATGTTCGCGTGGACGCCCGAGGCGTTGCTGTCGACCGCTCGGGCGTCGCCGCTGTCGGGCCTCGTCGACGCACTGGAGCGGGGCGAACCCGAACGGGGGTTCGACGCCGTCGATCCGGTCAGCGTCGACTACGCCGTCCTCGAACGGGCCGAGGAGGTGTTCGTCGTGCCCGCCGACTTCGCCTGGGACGACCTGGGAGCGTGGGACGCGCTGGCGCGGCACTTGCCGACAGACGACGACGGTAACGCCGTGCTCGGCGACGCCGTGACCGTCGACGCGGCGGACAACGTCGTCGCGACCGACGGCCACGTCAGCCTCGTCGGTGTCTCCGATCTGGTCGTCGCGAGTTACGGGGACCGAACGCTGGTCGTCCCCGCCGACGAGAGCCAGCGCGTTCGCGAGGTCGTCGCTCGCCTCCGAGACGAGGACGCGTTCTGA
- a CDS encoding replication factor A (Replication protein A protects and stabilize the intermediate ssDNA that is generated by the unwinding action of a DNA helicase at the replication fork. In addition, SSBs prevent the formation of secondary structures by single-stranded template DNA.) gives MTDLHTPATEIQEQFDDQLDVTVDEIEERLETLVEEYKVPLSEARRSVVNTYLDDAGMDRDQLSGGGGNEHVDIADVDAPEEWIDVTAKVVELWDATADAVAQVGLLGDETGTIKFTKWSKSDLPELEEGQVYELRNVVTDEYQGRFSVKLNRTTTIEAVDEEIEVGDDAVEVEGALVDIQSGSGLIKRCPEEDCTRVLQNGRCNEHGEVEGEFDLRIKGVLDDGEEVTEVIFDEEATEALTGISLEEGKEMAMDALDTTVVADEMRQKVLGRYYRVTGPTLGRYVLANEQERLDGPVDAEAMLIKARSI, from the coding sequence ATGACCGATTTGCATACCCCTGCGACAGAGATACAAGAGCAGTTCGACGACCAGTTAGACGTGACCGTCGACGAGATCGAGGAGCGCCTCGAAACGCTGGTCGAGGAGTACAAGGTCCCGCTCAGCGAGGCCCGCCGCAGCGTCGTCAACACGTACCTCGACGACGCCGGCATGGACCGCGACCAGCTCTCGGGCGGTGGCGGCAACGAGCACGTCGACATCGCCGACGTGGACGCTCCCGAGGAGTGGATCGACGTGACCGCGAAGGTCGTCGAGCTGTGGGACGCCACGGCCGACGCCGTCGCGCAGGTCGGCCTGCTGGGCGACGAGACCGGGACGATCAAGTTCACCAAGTGGTCCAAGTCCGACCTCCCGGAACTCGAAGAAGGGCAGGTCTACGAGCTTCGAAACGTCGTCACCGACGAGTACCAGGGCCGCTTCTCCGTGAAGCTCAACCGGACGACGACCATCGAGGCCGTCGACGAGGAGATCGAGGTCGGCGACGACGCCGTCGAGGTCGAGGGCGCGCTGGTCGACATCCAGTCGGGCAGCGGCCTGATCAAGCGCTGTCCCGAGGAGGACTGTACGCGGGTCCTCCAGAACGGCCGCTGCAACGAGCACGGCGAGGTCGAAGGCGAGTTCGACCTCCGCATCAAGGGCGTCCTCGACGACGGCGAGGAGGTCACCGAGGTCATCTTCGACGAGGAGGCGACCGAGGCACTGACCGGAATCTCGCTGGAAGAGGGCAAAGAGATGGCCATGGACGCGCTGGACACGACCGTCGTGGCCGACGAGATGCGCCAGAAGGTGCTGGGCCGGTACTACCGGGTCACCGGCCCGACGCTCGGACGGTACGTCCTGGCGAACGAACAGGAGCGACTGGACGGGCCAGTGGACGCCGAGGCGATGCTGATCAAAGCGAGGTCGATCTGA
- a CDS encoding SDR family oxidoreductase, protein MDLELDGNVALCTAATSGLGLASATALAREGAHVAVCGRTASHVDAAREQLEATGDGDVLAVEADITDQDHIAAFVEETVDELGGLDHVVTSAGGPSSGDFRSTTDDDWYHAYDLLVMSAVWTTRFAYPHLRDSEAGTVINITSRSVREVIDDLVLSNSVRRAVIGLMKTQAREFAPEVRVNAVLPGAHETPRIQELIEDAVERGEYDSYEQGRAEWSDAPLDRIADPRELGDVVAFLSSVRSSYVTGTALPIDGGSMRS, encoded by the coding sequence ATGGATCTGGAACTCGACGGCAACGTCGCACTGTGTACCGCAGCGACCAGCGGCCTCGGACTGGCGAGTGCCACGGCGCTGGCCCGCGAGGGCGCTCACGTCGCGGTCTGTGGCCGCACGGCGTCCCACGTCGACGCCGCTCGCGAACAGCTCGAAGCGACCGGCGACGGCGACGTGCTGGCCGTCGAGGCCGACATCACCGACCAGGATCACATCGCGGCCTTCGTCGAGGAGACCGTCGACGAACTGGGCGGGCTGGACCACGTCGTCACGAGTGCCGGCGGCCCATCGAGTGGGGACTTCCGCTCGACGACCGACGACGACTGGTACCACGCCTACGACCTCCTCGTGATGAGCGCGGTGTGGACCACTCGCTTTGCTTACCCGCACCTCCGGGACTCCGAGGCCGGCACGGTCATCAACATCACCTCCCGCTCGGTCAGAGAGGTCATCGACGACCTCGTGCTGTCGAACTCGGTCCGGCGGGCCGTCATCGGCCTCATGAAGACACAGGCCCGCGAGTTCGCTCCCGAGGTCCGGGTCAACGCGGTCCTCCCCGGCGCTCACGAGACCCCACGCATCCAGGAACTGATCGAGGACGCCGTCGAACGCGGCGAGTACGACAGCTACGAGCAGGGCCGAGCGGAGTGGTCCGACGCGCCCCTCGACCGGATCGCCGACCCGCGAGAGCTGGGCGACGTGGTCGCGTTCCTCTCCAGTGTGCGCTCATCGTACGTGACCGGGACGGCACTGCCCATCGACGGCGGGTCGATGCGGAGCTAG